One window from the genome of Marinifilum sp. JC120 encodes:
- a CDS encoding orotate phosphoribosyltransferase: MVPTSFPDKETIAEITAKMLIEVEAVHFRADEPFKFTSGWASPVYIDCRKLISFPRVRQTLMDFGASVILREVGFESIDCVAGGETAGIPFAAWLSDRLMLPMQYVRKKPKGFGRDAQIEGDFAEGARVLLVEDLTTDGRSKINFAQALRKAGAEVTHTFVLFHYGIFPKAKETLADAGLEMLSLANWWDILNVAKKEKYFDTKSLDEVEKFLNNPIEWSAAHGGISTYPE, translated from the coding sequence ATGGTTCCCACCAGCTTTCCTGACAAAGAGACCATCGCTGAAATCACAGCGAAAATGCTCATCGAAGTAGAAGCAGTTCACTTCCGTGCAGATGAACCCTTCAAGTTCACCTCCGGCTGGGCCAGCCCGGTTTACATCGACTGCCGCAAGCTCATTTCCTTCCCCCGTGTCCGTCAGACCCTGATGGATTTCGGTGCTTCCGTAATCCTGCGCGAAGTCGGCTTCGAATCCATTGATTGCGTTGCCGGTGGCGAAACCGCAGGTATTCCCTTTGCCGCATGGCTTTCCGACCGTCTCATGCTGCCCATGCAGTACGTACGTAAAAAACCCAAAGGATTCGGCCGTGACGCTCAGATCGAAGGCGATTTCGCTGAAGGCGCAAGAGTACTGCTCGTAGAAGACCTGACCACCGACGGACGCAGCAAAATCAACTTTGCTCAGGCTCTGCGCAAAGCTGGTGCTGAAGTAACTCACACCTTCGTGCTCTTCCACTACGGCATCTTTCCCAAAGCAAAGGAAACCCTTGCTGACGCAGGACTCGAAATGCTTTCCCTCGCAAACTGGTGGGATATCCTCAATGTTGCCAAGAAGGAAAAGTACTTCGACACCAAATCTCTGGATGAAGTTGAAAAATTCCTGAACAACCCCATAGAATGGTCCGCCGCACACGGTGGTATTTCTACTTACCCTGAGTAG
- a CDS encoding U32 family peptidase gives MNEHKPEILAPAGDKSSFLAAIAAGADAVYAGLKHFSARMEAYNFATSELAALAELGRENGVRTHIPMNTLMKPDDLNSAARLVERISRTVKPDALIIQDIAMVDIARQAGFEGELHLSTLANVSHPAALKTAKELGVDRVVVPRELNLDEIKMMAEACPDSMTLEMFVHGALCYSVSGRCYWSSYFGGKSSLRGRCVQPCRRLYGGAKRKDAPKRLFSCLDLSLDVLTKPTLAIPKVSSWKIEGRKKGPHYVYYTVAAYKMLRDNPNDAKAKKNAVELLELALGRPTSHSVFLPQRPYTPLDPSNETGSGFLIGITKQEKNGKPYFNCRQELLAGDFLRIGYQDQPGHQTMKIRKFIPKRGKVSIQVKGRTRLKSGTRVFLIDRREEGLVKALKKLDSRLSKIKVSDNVASNMIVKLPQPCPLPERTARHTLQRNPPKGKTKFGTDVWLSMNALKRTPRPAVSKIFWHMPPVVWPDEEKEVQKLVDITLSGGGRDFVLNAPWQKAFFPEHAKVRFHAGPFCNVSNPLAIELLADMGFSSAYVSPELARDDFLSLPQSSPLPLGVVLTGMWPLALSRIMADETELMSPIYSQKKEICWARKYGQTYWIYPGWPLDLGAERKVLENSGYTMFLDIQEPLPRAVPEPQRTSNFNWDLSLL, from the coding sequence ATGAATGAACATAAACCAGAAATTCTTGCTCCGGCAGGCGATAAATCCTCTTTCCTTGCAGCCATAGCCGCAGGTGCGGACGCCGTATATGCCGGACTTAAACATTTTTCCGCTCGTATGGAAGCTTATAATTTCGCTACGAGCGAGCTTGCAGCCCTTGCGGAACTGGGCCGGGAAAACGGGGTTCGCACCCATATTCCCATGAACACCCTGATGAAACCGGACGACCTGAACTCAGCAGCCCGTCTTGTAGAACGCATCTCCCGCACTGTAAAACCGGATGCCCTGATCATTCAGGATATCGCCATGGTCGATATCGCCCGTCAGGCCGGATTCGAAGGCGAACTGCATCTTTCCACCCTCGCCAACGTCAGCCACCCTGCCGCTCTCAAGACCGCAAAAGAGCTTGGCGTAGACCGCGTTGTTGTGCCTCGCGAACTCAACCTTGATGAAATCAAGATGATGGCTGAAGCCTGTCCTGATTCCATGACTCTTGAGATGTTCGTGCACGGCGCACTTTGCTATTCCGTTTCCGGCCGCTGCTACTGGAGTTCCTACTTCGGCGGCAAGAGCAGCCTGCGCGGTCGCTGTGTACAGCCCTGCCGCAGACTCTACGGCGGTGCCAAACGTAAAGATGCACCCAAACGTCTTTTCTCCTGCCTCGACCTCAGCCTCGATGTGCTGACCAAGCCGACCCTTGCCATTCCCAAAGTCAGCTCATGGAAAATCGAAGGCCGCAAAAAGGGTCCGCACTACGTCTACTACACAGTAGCAGCGTACAAAATGCTGCGCGACAACCCCAATGACGCCAAAGCCAAAAAGAATGCCGTAGAATTGCTGGAGCTTGCCCTCGGCAGACCCACATCACATTCCGTATTCCTGCCGCAGCGTCCATACACACCGCTTGACCCGTCCAACGAGACCGGCTCCGGTTTCCTGATTGGAATTACCAAACAGGAGAAAAACGGCAAGCCCTACTTCAACTGTAGACAGGAACTCCTTGCAGGAGACTTCTTGCGCATCGGCTATCAGGACCAGCCCGGACACCAGACCATGAAGATCCGTAAATTCATCCCCAAGCGGGGCAAGGTCTCCATCCAGGTCAAAGGCAGAACCCGCCTCAAATCCGGCACACGGGTGTTCCTTATCGACCGCCGCGAGGAAGGTTTGGTCAAGGCACTCAAAAAGCTTGATTCCAGACTTTCAAAGATCAAAGTTTCGGACAACGTAGCGAGCAACATGATAGTTAAGCTGCCGCAGCCCTGTCCACTGCCTGAACGGACCGCGCGTCATACTTTACAGCGCAATCCGCCCAAGGGAAAAACAAAATTCGGTACCGATGTCTGGCTTTCCATGAATGCCCTCAAGCGTACACCGCGTCCGGCTGTATCCAAAATCTTCTGGCACATGCCCCCGGTAGTCTGGCCTGACGAAGAAAAGGAAGTCCAGAAACTCGTCGACATCACCCTTAGCGGTGGTGGTCGCGATTTCGTACTCAACGCGCCGTGGCAGAAAGCCTTTTTTCCGGAACATGCCAAAGTCCGCTTTCATGCCGGACCATTCTGCAACGTTTCCAATCCGCTAGCCATCGAACTGCTGGCCGACATGGGATTTTCATCCGCATACGTAAGCCCGGAGCTGGCCCGCGATGATTTCCTTTCCCTGCCGCAGAGCAGCCCACTTCCGCTGGGAGTTGTGCTTACCGGCATGTGGCCGCTTGCCCTGTCAAGGATCATGGCTGATGAAACAGAATTAATGAGTCCCATCTACAGCCAGAAAAAAGAGATCTGCTGGGCACGCAAATACGGGCAAACCTACTGGATTTATCCCGGCTGGCCGCTTGATCTCGGTGCGGAACGCAAGGTGCTGGAAAACTCCGGCTACACCATGTTCCTTGATATCCAGGAACCGTTGCCCCGCGCTGTGCCCGAGCCGCAAAGAACCAGTAATTTCAACTGGGATTTAAGTTTACTTTAA
- a CDS encoding dihydroorotate dehydrogenase electron transfer subunit: MSANNCRAVKVISNKPLGLSSPGEEIVELKLESPDWKPGWRAGQFVMIRPISWPLDLVWGRPFSICNADETSLTILFQVVGRGTSRLLELKEGDEVNIWGPLGNFFSKPQNRPVLMLAGGMGIAPFCGYVDSHPQPENLKLFFAHRPPLENYPYKGIAGKVDVEDIRETKPTDIPSIITRVEELVKEYAEKDGLIVACGPTPFLKTIWNAANKYGADAELSLENRMACGVGACLGCVCKDGDDHHTQVCTTGPVFKANNLSLEG, from the coding sequence ATGAGTGCAAACAATTGCAGGGCTGTGAAAGTCATCAGCAACAAGCCCCTCGGGTTATCCTCACCCGGTGAGGAAATAGTCGAACTCAAACTCGAATCTCCGGACTGGAAGCCGGGTTGGCGGGCCGGACAGTTCGTCATGATCAGGCCTATTTCGTGGCCTTTGGACCTCGTCTGGGGACGTCCGTTCTCCATATGTAACGCAGATGAGACCAGTCTGACCATCCTTTTTCAGGTGGTGGGTCGCGGGACATCCCGTCTGCTGGAACTCAAAGAGGGCGATGAAGTAAATATCTGGGGACCGCTGGGTAACTTTTTCAGCAAACCGCAGAACCGTCCCGTACTCATGCTCGCCGGAGGAATGGGCATAGCTCCCTTTTGCGGTTATGTCGACTCCCATCCGCAGCCTGAAAATCTTAAATTGTTCTTTGCACACCGTCCGCCGCTGGAAAATTACCCTTATAAAGGTATTGCAGGTAAGGTTGATGTTGAAGATATTCGCGAAACCAAGCCAACAGATATCCCTTCTATTATCACAAGGGTGGAGGAATTGGTTAAGGAATATGCGGAAAAAGATGGTCTCATCGTAGCTTGTGGACCGACACCGTTCCTGAAAACAATCTGGAATGCGGCCAACAAATATGGTGCGGATGCGGAGCTTTCTCTTGAAAACCGCATGGCCTGCGGCGTTGGTGCCTGTCTCGGCTGCGTCTGTAAAGACGGCGATGACCATCATACTCAGGTTTGTACAACCGGGCCTGTTTTTAAAGCCAATAATCTCAGTCTGGAGGGTTAA
- a CDS encoding TRAP transporter substrate-binding protein, with protein MKFFGRIVTVALALCMVMGGVISANAAKYEARIGHLESPLQPRHQGLEKVAKLVKERTGGEVEFKIFPSSQLGNQRQMNEGVQFGTIEGTVSAAAFLGGFNPAVSIMDIPFLLPVDRVKAQELRQGKFGKALLKSFDSRGFKAIATWPNGRKNFTSNKPISTIADFKGQSFRVMDSKILIEQFAAIGASAIALPFGELYTALQNGVVDGEENPLDTIQRMKFYEVQKYLVTSEHGAMEDYVLFNPSYWESLPEKYQKIIVDAFIEVMPGVEAHKEQAQKDALAVIEKAGVKVSPLHAADRAAMRKLMYPKTSAAYLARAGATGQELIKLYEEEYARIIK; from the coding sequence ATGAAATTTTTCGGACGAATTGTTACAGTAGCTCTGGCTTTGTGCATGGTTATGGGTGGAGTTATTTCCGCCAATGCTGCCAAATACGAAGCCCGCATCGGTCACCTTGAATCCCCTCTTCAGCCCCGCCATCAGGGTCTGGAAAAAGTTGCCAAGCTCGTTAAAGAACGTACAGGCGGCGAAGTCGAATTTAAAATTTTCCCCTCTTCTCAGCTCGGCAACCAGCGCCAGATGAATGAAGGAGTACAGTTTGGTACTATCGAAGGAACTGTTTCTGCCGCGGCTTTCCTCGGCGGATTCAACCCTGCTGTTTCCATCATGGACATTCCCTTTCTGCTTCCTGTTGACCGCGTAAAAGCTCAGGAACTGCGTCAGGGCAAGTTCGGTAAAGCACTGCTCAAATCCTTCGATTCCAGAGGTTTCAAAGCAATCGCAACATGGCCCAACGGTCGTAAAAACTTCACCTCCAACAAACCAATTTCCACCATCGCAGATTTTAAAGGCCAGTCCTTCCGCGTAATGGATTCCAAAATCCTCATCGAGCAGTTCGCAGCTATCGGCGCTTCCGCCATCGCCCTGCCTTTCGGTGAACTCTACACCGCGTTGCAGAACGGCGTTGTAGACGGTGAAGAAAACCCTCTCGATACCATTCAGCGCATGAAATTTTACGAAGTACAGAAATACCTCGTAACTTCCGAGCACGGCGCAATGGAAGACTACGTTCTCTTTAACCCCTCCTACTGGGAATCTCTGCCTGAGAAATACCAGAAAATCATCGTGGATGCTTTCATAGAAGTAATGCCCGGTGTTGAAGCTCACAAAGAACAAGCTCAGAAAGACGCACTCGCTGTTATTGAAAAAGCTGGTGTAAAAGTATCTCCTCTGCATGCTGCTGATCGTGCTGCTATGCGTAAGCTCATGTACCCTAAAACCAGCGCGGCTTACCTTGCCCGTGCAGGTGCAACAGGACAGGAACTGATCAAGCTTTACGAAGAAGAATACGCACGTATTATAAAATAG
- a CDS encoding XRE family transcriptional regulator, translated as MSELSPKEIGYRLKAFRLGSKYSTEEIAAKIGISRAALYRYEKGDPPKLETLESIAELFGVSLPSLMGVGVEYISSAISFFERMRQNEAESEQLSVMFGLVSYLLTTDDFDKYLEISIKEGLPEELQNDPDILNHISEILSVLQERKKRYKQRRPSMVNLASATNLEQFLRSGFVGTFDLPEDVLQERREVARREVENVITLLEEQPIGVQIGVLIDSVPSTHFQIFRQSKRSTLCVSPYKLCHFPNVRLGVGMLTSAPEALELHQQMITELWGRALKGRRAADYLRKMLEDCK; from the coding sequence ATGAGTGAACTTAGTCCCAAGGAAATAGGCTACCGTCTGAAGGCATTCAGGCTGGGCAGTAAATACAGCACCGAGGAAATTGCAGCCAAGATCGGAATTTCACGGGCGGCTTTGTATCGTTATGAAAAGGGAGATCCGCCCAAACTTGAAACTCTTGAATCCATAGCCGAGTTATTTGGAGTATCTCTTCCTTCATTAATGGGTGTCGGTGTAGAATATATTTCTTCTGCTATCAGTTTTTTCGAGCGCATGCGCCAGAATGAGGCTGAGTCGGAACAGCTTTCGGTTATGTTCGGGCTGGTTTCCTATCTGCTGACCACTGATGATTTTGATAAATACTTAGAGATTTCCATTAAGGAAGGATTGCCGGAAGAATTGCAGAATGATCCTGATATTCTGAACCATATCTCTGAAATACTTTCCGTGTTGCAGGAACGTAAAAAGCGATACAAGCAACGCAGACCTAGCATGGTTAATCTTGCTTCCGCCACAAATCTTGAGCAGTTTTTGCGTAGCGGTTTTGTGGGTACGTTTGATCTGCCTGAAGATGTTTTGCAAGAGCGGCGCGAAGTCGCACGGCGGGAAGTTGAAAATGTGATTACTCTGCTCGAAGAGCAGCCTATCGGGGTTCAAATCGGAGTCTTGATAGATTCTGTTCCCAGCACTCATTTTCAGATTTTTCGCCAGTCTAAGCGGTCCACTCTGTGTGTTAGCCCCTACAAATTATGTCATTTTCCCAATGTACGATTGGGTGTGGGCATGTTAACATCTGCTCCCGAAGCACTGGAATTGCATCAGCAGATGATTACCGAGCTTTGGGGCCGCGCTCTCAAAGGCCGCAGGGCCGCTGATTATCTGCGCAAAATGCTGGAAGACTGCAAATAA
- a CDS encoding TRAP transporter large permease yields the protein MTPVIILIALLMLVCGFEMLLVLGVPAFLTKTFMFPRIPDPVLIQKLVGGINFSTLLAIPFFIFAAELMASGQIAKRLTDLIKHFTGHRLGGIGHTTIFGSMAFGSVSGSAPATVAAMGKLMYPELRKTGFSEKFSLGLIISSAETALLIPPSITLIIYGWMTGTSITGLFIGGLGVGLALGIAFAGLVIFESLRKGVGRGEKSTIPFLTVFRSAAWALGLPFIILGGIYSGLFTPTEAAAVSVVYAILIEAFVYKNLSFSRLISITERAAISTTIIFILLAMGSVLSYFVTLAQVPVLITDFLTQIDAGPITFLMIVNIAFFIAGMFIDPNSALLILVPPLYPVALSMGVDPIHFGQIVCLNICIGMITPPFGLDIFVASSTLEKPVMSIINGVWPFLFINILVLILVTYVPGLATFLPSLIAP from the coding sequence ATGACTCCCGTAATTATCCTTATCGCCCTTTTGATGCTCGTCTGCGGTTTTGAAATGCTGCTGGTACTCGGCGTACCCGCATTCCTGACCAAGACCTTCATGTTTCCCCGTATCCCTGATCCGGTGCTGATTCAGAAACTGGTCGGCGGAATCAACTTTTCCACCCTGCTGGCAATTCCATTTTTTATCTTTGCCGCAGAACTCATGGCTTCTGGGCAGATTGCCAAACGCTTGACTGACCTGATCAAGCATTTCACCGGACACCGTCTCGGCGGTATCGGCCATACTACAATTTTCGGTTCCATGGCTTTCGGTTCCGTTTCCGGCTCAGCTCCGGCAACGGTAGCCGCCATGGGCAAGCTCATGTACCCGGAACTGCGCAAAACCGGATTCAGCGAAAAATTCAGTCTCGGCCTGATTATTTCAAGTGCTGAAACTGCCCTGCTCATTCCGCCCAGCATCACCTTGATCATCTACGGCTGGATGACCGGAACTTCTATCACCGGACTGTTTATCGGCGGTCTTGGCGTAGGTTTGGCTCTCGGTATTGCTTTTGCCGGACTGGTCATATTCGAATCCCTGCGCAAAGGCGTAGGCCGTGGCGAAAAAAGCACTATACCTTTTCTGACCGTTTTCAGATCCGCCGCTTGGGCACTTGGCCTGCCATTTATCATACTTGGCGGTATTTATTCCGGCCTGTTCACTCCCACTGAAGCTGCCGCTGTATCTGTTGTCTATGCTATCCTTATTGAAGCATTCGTGTACAAGAACCTGTCTTTTTCCCGACTGATCAGCATTACCGAACGGGCTGCAATATCCACCACAATCATTTTCATCCTGCTGGCCATGGGCAGTGTGCTTTCCTACTTTGTCACCCTTGCTCAAGTTCCAGTACTGATCACAGATTTTCTTACTCAAATAGATGCCGGACCGATCACCTTCCTGATGATCGTCAATATCGCATTTTTTATTGCCGGAATGTTTATCGATCCCAACTCAGCCCTGCTGATCTTGGTTCCGCCTCTTTATCCGGTAGCGCTTTCAATGGGTGTTGACCCTATCCACTTTGGTCAAATCGTCTGCCTGAACATCTGCATCGGCATGATCACCCCGCCCTTTGGACTGGATATTTTCGTGGCTTCCTCCACTCTGGAAAAACCCGTAATGTCAATTATCAACGGAGTCTGGCCATTCCTGTTCATTAATATATTGGTCCTTATTCTGGTCACCTATGTTCCCGGCCTGGCAACTTTCCTGCCAAGCCTTATTGCCCCCTAA
- a CDS encoding Zn-dependent hydrolase, translating into MMNAMTNNMGSAGSNSPHPVPQTPANLEHLTAEAEKLFADLEELSRDVAGVSRPSYGEAETRAFELIEDFAHKEGLITYRDNAANLVVELEKVPADAEYILIGSHLDSVPQGGNYDGAAGVIAGLLCLVEIKRSGITPEVPVKVIALRGEESAWFGACYLGSKALLGKLEESEQELLQRDDSRPLKEHMTDCGAEVERIAKGEVLIDTSKIKAFFELHIEQGPVMIARNLPVAAVTGIRGNIRHRKIKCIGEAGHSGAVPRWLRKDAVFATSELITRIDDHWTTILQHGGDLVATCGILCTDPQHHAMSRIPGEVTFSFEARSQYEHTLAAIEALLHSECATITHERRINFEFDKPVKTPPAVLDQDLVERINNACIAEGLPVEAIPSGAGHDASLFANAGVSTGMIFVRNRNGSHNPEEEMDMDDFIRGLSVLHRTITEFNS; encoded by the coding sequence ATTATGAACGCAATGACCAACAATATGGGTTCAGCAGGCAGCAACAGCCCCCATCCGGTTCCACAGACCCCGGCAAACCTTGAGCATCTGACCGCAGAAGCGGAAAAGCTCTTTGCCGATCTGGAAGAACTCTCCCGTGATGTGGCCGGGGTATCCCGCCCATCATACGGAGAAGCGGAAACACGGGCTTTTGAACTGATCGAAGATTTCGCCCACAAGGAAGGCTTGATCACCTATCGTGACAATGCCGCAAACCTTGTCGTCGAACTGGAAAAAGTTCCTGCTGATGCCGAATACATCCTCATCGGTTCGCACCTTGATTCCGTCCCCCAGGGCGGAAACTATGATGGCGCCGCCGGAGTAATCGCAGGTTTACTCTGCCTTGTTGAAATAAAGCGTAGCGGCATAACGCCTGAAGTTCCGGTTAAAGTCATCGCACTGCGCGGTGAAGAAAGCGCGTGGTTCGGTGCCTGTTACCTCGGTTCCAAGGCTCTGCTCGGCAAGCTGGAAGAATCCGAACAGGAACTGCTTCAGCGTGATGACAGCCGTCCGCTGAAAGAGCACATGACCGATTGCGGTGCCGAAGTTGAGCGTATTGCCAAGGGCGAAGTGCTCATTGACACATCGAAGATCAAGGCATTCTTTGAACTGCACATTGAGCAGGGTCCGGTCATGATCGCCCGCAACCTGCCCGTTGCCGCAGTGACCGGAATCCGGGGCAACATCCGCCATCGCAAAATCAAATGCATCGGCGAGGCAGGCCATTCCGGAGCTGTTCCCCGTTGGCTGCGTAAAGATGCGGTTTTCGCTACCTCGGAACTGATCACCCGTATTGATGATCACTGGACCACCATCCTTCAACATGGTGGCGATCTGGTGGCAACCTGTGGTATACTCTGTACCGATCCGCAGCATCATGCCATGTCGCGCATTCCCGGAGAAGTGACTTTCAGCTTTGAAGCACGCAGCCAGTACGAGCATACTCTCGCAGCCATTGAAGCCCTGCTTCACTCGGAGTGCGCCACCATCACTCATGAACGCCGCATAAATTTCGAATTCGACAAACCGGTTAAGACTCCTCCTGCGGTTCTGGATCAGGATCTGGTAGAACGTATAAACAATGCTTGCATTGCGGAAGGGTTACCTGTAGAAGCTATTCCAAGTGGAGCTGGGCACGATGCCTCGCTCTTCGCCAACGCGGGTGTTTCCACAGGCATGATTTTCGTGCGCAACCGCAACGGCTCTCACAACCCGGAAGAAGAAATGGACATGGATGATTTTATCCGGGGCCTTTCAGTACTGCACCGCACAATCACGGAGTTCAACTCATGA
- a CDS encoding dihydroorotase, with the protein MNNEITIIRPDDWHLHLRDGDMLAAVLPSSANIYGRAIVMPNLIPPVTTARLAQEYRKRIIAVKPEGSHFEPLMTCYLTDSTSADDIHTAYAVKAFHAVKLFPAGATTNSENGVTDIKNVYPVLEAMQEIGMPLSVHGEVTDPEVDIFDREEVFIERVLDPVHKDFPELKIVFEHLTSKAGVDYVFEQDENMAATITPHHLLLTRNDLFKGGMNPYMYCLPVAKTFEDREAVRKAAVSGDERFFLGTDSAPHPARVKEKAGAAAGIFNAPTSIGYVTQVFDEHNALEKLEGFTSIYGARFYGFSPNGSTVTLAKRETPVEMDWQIKVGGDIVKIFKPDTPLYWDLVD; encoded by the coding sequence ATGAACAACGAAATCACCATCATAAGACCTGATGACTGGCATCTTCATCTGCGCGATGGAGATATGCTTGCGGCTGTGCTTCCTTCCAGTGCCAATATTTACGGGCGGGCCATTGTCATGCCCAACCTCATCCCCCCGGTAACCACTGCAAGGCTTGCCCAAGAATACCGCAAGCGCATCATTGCAGTAAAACCCGAGGGTTCACATTTTGAACCGCTCATGACCTGCTACCTGACCGATTCCACCTCAGCGGATGACATCCACACCGCCTACGCAGTCAAAGCATTTCATGCGGTAAAACTTTTCCCGGCCGGAGCGACCACCAATTCCGAGAACGGCGTGACTGACATTAAAAATGTCTACCCCGTACTTGAAGCCATGCAGGAAATAGGCATGCCCCTTTCCGTACACGGCGAAGTGACCGACCCGGAAGTAGATATCTTTGACCGGGAAGAGGTCTTCATTGAACGTGTGCTTGATCCGGTTCACAAAGATTTCCCGGAACTTAAAATCGTATTCGAACACCTGACCAGCAAGGCGGGGGTGGATTACGTATTCGAGCAGGATGAAAACATGGCTGCCACCATTACTCCGCATCATCTGCTGCTGACTCGCAATGATCTATTCAAAGGCGGCATGAATCCCTATATGTACTGCCTGCCTGTAGCCAAAACATTTGAAGACCGCGAGGCTGTGCGCAAAGCAGCTGTTTCCGGTGACGAAAGATTTTTCCTCGGTACAGATTCCGCTCCCCATCCGGCGCGGGTCAAAGAAAAAGCCGGGGCTGCGGCGGGTATTTTCAATGCCCCCACTTCAATAGGATATGTAACCCAAGTGTTTGACGAGCATAATGCTTTGGAAAAACTCGAAGGGTTTACTTCCATATACGGCGCCAGATTTTACGGATTTTCTCCCAATGGCAGCACTGTTACTTTGGCCAAACGAGAAACACCCGTTGAAATGGACTGGCAGATCAAAGTCGGTGGAGATATCGTAAAGATATTCAAACCCGACACCCCCCTTTATTGGGATTTGGTTGATTGA
- a CDS encoding TRAP transporter small permease: MRKLLGSLLDGIRIIERILIISINLIMVGLYTFNVLVREIMPEYSSTFAWIDEATRLLMVWAVFLALGLALERGRQVAVTTLLEKMPDLPRKAVGIMINLTGTVFSCYLVWLGIALVKFVMRTGQLSPTLGLPMYWLYIAPTIGFGLLALRYLLELLSINDRHTRPIVTQTK, from the coding sequence ATGCGTAAGTTGCTGGGTTCCCTGCTGGACGGGATACGAATAATCGAAAGAATTCTGATCATTTCCATCAATCTGATAATGGTCGGCCTGTACACATTCAATGTTCTGGTAAGGGAAATAATGCCCGAATACTCCAGCACTTTCGCATGGATAGATGAAGCTACAAGGCTGCTTATGGTCTGGGCGGTTTTCCTTGCCCTTGGCCTTGCCCTCGAACGTGGCCGTCAGGTGGCTGTAACCACACTTTTAGAAAAAATGCCCGACCTGCCCCGCAAGGCTGTCGGCATTATGATCAACCTTACCGGAACTGTCTTTAGCTGCTATCTGGTCTGGCTGGGAATCGCTCTCGTTAAATTCGTCATGCGCACAGGACAGCTCAGCCCGACATTAGGACTGCCCATGTACTGGCTCTACATTGCGCCCACCATCGGATTCGGACTGCTGGCCTTGCGCTACCTGCTCGAACTCTTAAGTATCAACGACCGCCACACCCGGCCCATCGTCACCCAGACTAAGTAA
- a CDS encoding dihydroorotate dehydrogenase produces MDVSIDFAGLKLKNPILTASGTFGFGLEFKHFGDLESLGGIVVKGLSLKPREGNPMPRIAETPCGMLNAIGIQNPGVEEFINKKLPKLPWKTLPVLANLYATDAAEFGELAGVLAGEEGVAALEVNVSCPNVKEGGIAFGQDPRQITKVAEAVKKNAGNKPVIIKLSPNVTDITVCAKAAEDGGADGLSLINTLSGMAVDIERRTPRLANVIGGLSGPAVKPVALRCVYQAVNAVKIPVMGLGGITTAEDAAEFLLVGAKAVQIGTGNFISPDTAFKVAEELPKVLERVKAESIDEFIGSLQLPK; encoded by the coding sequence ATGGATGTATCAATTGATTTTGCCGGACTGAAGCTCAAGAACCCCATTCTTACAGCGTCCGGGACATTCGGTTTTGGCCTTGAATTCAAGCACTTCGGCGATCTAGAATCTCTGGGCGGTATTGTGGTCAAGGGACTTTCTCTCAAGCCGAGGGAAGGAAACCCCATGCCTAGAATTGCAGAAACTCCCTGCGGTATGCTTAACGCTATCGGCATTCAGAATCCCGGTGTTGAGGAGTTCATTAATAAGAAGCTGCCAAAGTTGCCGTGGAAGACTCTTCCTGTGCTGGCTAACCTTTACGCCACCGATGCTGCTGAATTTGGCGAGTTGGCCGGAGTTCTGGCCGGGGAAGAGGGCGTGGCAGCACTTGAAGTTAATGTTTCTTGTCCTAACGTTAAAGAGGGCGGTATCGCCTTTGGTCAGGACCCCAGACAGATCACCAAGGTTGCCGAGGCGGTAAAGAAGAATGCCGGGAATAAGCCGGTCATTATCAAGCTTTCCCCTAACGTTACTGACATCACTGTTTGTGCTAAAGCGGCTGAAGACGGCGGAGCAGATGGTCTTTCGCTGATCAATACTCTTTCCGGTATGGCAGTGGATATTGAACGCAGAACCCCGCGTCTTGCCAACGTAATCGGCGGTTTGTCCGGTCCCGCTGTTAAGCCCGTAGCACTGCGCTGCGTATATCAGGCCGTAAATGCGGTTAAAATCCCGGTAATGGGGCTGGGTGGCATTACCACAGCTGAAGACGCAGCAGAGTTTCTGCTGGTGGGAGCAAAGGCCGTTCAGATCGGAACCGGAAATTTCATCAGCCCTGATACTGCTTTTAAGGTAGCAGAAGAGCTGCCGAAAGTTCTGGAAAGGGTGAAAGCAGAGTCTATTGATGAATTTATTGGTAGTCTCCAGTTACCTAAATAG